In Alicyclobacillus macrosporangiidus CPP55, a single window of DNA contains:
- a CDS encoding MFS transporter has translation MADVAIAARMNQLPIGSMHRKITAIIGISLFFDLFDVFLAGVLGTVLTKEFHISGAVQPLLLGSAFLGMFLGAIVLNGLADRIGRRRAILFVLLVYSLFTFLGAFSSGVAFLIVMRFLAGLGIGGLPPLADTYMSEMIPAEHRGRMTAWAYTLGFCAMPIEGFLARWLVPTHYGMAGWRWLFIVGSLGAIIVWLLQRHLPESPRWLESMGRVEEARAIVSKLEASVGRVVAIQPVPDTWVEPRKVPLSTLFSTDFAKRTVMLWIFQILQTLGYYGFGTLVPLVLASKGITVTSSLTYLTLSFLGYPIGSLLSLPVIERIQRKWLIVLSALCMAVFGILFGMSTAPGLIIVFGFLYTLSSNIFSNAFHVFQAEIYPTAIRATAAGSAYSLSRLMSGLMPFLLLPVLKAHGATAMFTVVACAMVIIMIDVGTLGPRTSGRALEEMNESVIVHSAPPLRG, from the coding sequence GTGGCAGACGTCGCCATCGCGGCACGGATGAACCAGCTGCCCATCGGCAGCATGCATCGAAAGATCACGGCCATCATCGGCATCAGCCTGTTCTTCGATCTCTTCGACGTCTTTCTCGCCGGCGTCCTGGGAACGGTCTTGACCAAGGAGTTCCACATCAGTGGCGCGGTACAGCCGCTCCTGTTGGGATCGGCGTTTCTCGGCATGTTCCTCGGCGCCATCGTGTTGAACGGCCTGGCCGACCGCATTGGCCGCCGGCGCGCCATCCTGTTCGTGTTGTTGGTGTATTCGCTGTTCACGTTCCTCGGCGCGTTCAGTTCCGGCGTCGCCTTCCTGATTGTCATGCGCTTCTTGGCGGGCCTCGGCATCGGCGGTCTGCCGCCGCTGGCCGACACGTACATGAGTGAGATGATCCCGGCGGAACACCGCGGCCGGATGACGGCCTGGGCGTATACCCTCGGATTCTGCGCCATGCCGATCGAGGGCTTCCTCGCCCGCTGGCTGGTGCCCACCCATTACGGCATGGCGGGGTGGCGGTGGCTGTTCATCGTGGGATCGCTCGGCGCCATCATCGTGTGGCTGCTGCAACGCCACTTGCCAGAGTCGCCCCGCTGGCTGGAGTCGATGGGCCGCGTCGAAGAGGCCCGGGCCATCGTCTCGAAGCTGGAAGCGTCCGTCGGGCGCGTCGTCGCGATACAGCCGGTTCCCGACACCTGGGTGGAGCCGCGGAAAGTGCCGTTGTCCACGCTCTTCAGCACAGACTTCGCGAAGCGCACGGTGATGCTCTGGATCTTCCAGATCCTGCAGACGCTCGGCTATTACGGATTCGGCACCCTGGTGCCCTTGGTCCTGGCCAGCAAAGGGATCACGGTCACCAGCTCGCTCACCTATCTGACGCTGTCGTTCCTCGGGTATCCCATCGGATCGCTGTTGTCGCTGCCGGTCATCGAACGGATCCAGCGCAAGTGGCTCATCGTCCTGTCCGCACTGTGCATGGCGGTCTTCGGCATCCTCTTCGGGATGTCCACGGCGCCGGGGCTCATCATCGTCTTCGGGTTCCTGTACACGCTTTCGAGCAACATCTTCTCGAACGCGTTCCACGTCTTCCAGGCGGAGATCTATCCGACGGCCATCCGCGCCACGGCCGCGGGATCGGCGTACAGCCTCAGCCGGCTGATGAGCGGACTCATGCCTTTCCTCCTGCTGCCTGTGCTGAAGGCTCACGGCGCCACCGCCATGTTCACCGTGGTCGCGTGTGCGATGGTGATCATCATGATCGACGTGGGCACCCTGGGGCCGCGCACCTCGGGCCGCGCACTGGAGGAGATGAACGAATCGGTGATCGTCCACTCGGCCCCGCCGCTGCGCGGTTGA
- a CDS encoding MFS transporter produces the protein MAAKPVAAGVRPKLTPQQRNAFISAFGGWTLDGYNAGLFGVVLAPAMSALLPQSGIEVNPGTVGLFGELMVAVFLAGWGCSFIWGPIADKTGRVKALMLSIIVFSVFTFLAGLSQNVWELAIFRFLAAVGIGGEWSMAGTFVAESVPEERRPFFGGFLHAGTYFGFLIAAVVNYFVGVTLGWRWMFFIGILPALFVFYVRAKSVESKRWEKVSGNTARVSFWSFFAKVLQPPYRTRTWGNLLLLVICLMGFWAGSQYLPTAILTLAKPAGITGTDAAHLATLGAVVLDVFTIIGCFLAPYLANRLGRRRTLVIFFTLMMIGILGGFLWAFYDHGLGAFFAFIPILGLSGADFALFTIWLPEQYPTEVRASAFAFATTFSRFVAAVGTFVIGWAINATHTIGVPLAWTAAPFLIGIFLTLMVPETKGHRLPD, from the coding sequence ATGGCGGCAAAGCCGGTGGCAGCGGGCGTCCGCCCGAAACTCACCCCGCAACAGCGAAACGCCTTCATCAGTGCATTCGGAGGTTGGACACTCGACGGCTACAACGCCGGGTTGTTCGGCGTCGTGCTTGCGCCAGCGATGAGCGCACTGTTGCCGCAATCCGGCATCGAGGTCAATCCTGGCACGGTGGGTCTTTTCGGCGAACTGATGGTGGCCGTGTTTCTCGCCGGCTGGGGATGCTCGTTCATCTGGGGCCCCATCGCCGACAAGACCGGAAGAGTGAAGGCCCTCATGTTGAGCATCATCGTGTTCTCGGTGTTCACGTTTCTCGCGGGACTTTCTCAAAATGTGTGGGAGCTGGCGATCTTCCGCTTCCTCGCCGCGGTGGGGATCGGCGGAGAATGGTCCATGGCGGGAACGTTTGTGGCCGAATCCGTTCCCGAGGAGCGGCGGCCATTCTTCGGCGGATTCTTGCACGCGGGCACCTACTTTGGATTTCTCATCGCCGCGGTGGTCAATTACTTCGTCGGCGTCACACTGGGCTGGCGGTGGATGTTCTTCATTGGAATTCTGCCGGCGCTGTTCGTGTTTTACGTTCGCGCCAAGAGCGTGGAATCCAAACGGTGGGAGAAGGTCTCCGGCAACACCGCGCGCGTGTCGTTCTGGAGCTTCTTCGCGAAGGTCTTGCAACCCCCCTATCGGACCCGCACGTGGGGGAATCTGCTGTTGCTGGTGATCTGCCTGATGGGTTTCTGGGCGGGATCGCAGTACCTTCCAACCGCCATCTTGACGTTGGCCAAGCCCGCCGGGATCACCGGAACCGATGCTGCCCACCTGGCCACCTTGGGAGCGGTCGTACTCGACGTGTTCACCATCATCGGCTGCTTCCTCGCGCCGTACCTCGCGAACCGGCTGGGGCGCCGCCGGACCCTCGTCATCTTCTTTACCCTCATGATGATTGGCATCCTCGGCGGGTTCCTGTGGGCCTTCTACGATCACGGTCTGGGCGCATTCTTCGCCTTCATCCCGATTCTGGGCTTGAGCGGCGCGGACTTTGCGCTCTTTACCATCTGGCTTCCGGAACAGTATCCGACGGAAGTTCGCGCCAGCGCCTTTGCCTTCGCAACCACGTTCTCCCGGTTCGTCGCGGCGGTCGGCACGTTTGTCATCGGCTGGGCCATCAACGCCACGCACACGATTGGTGTACCGTTGGCCTGGACGGCAGCTCCGTTCCTGATCGGCATCTTTCTGACACTCATGGTTCCGGAGACGAAGGGACATCGCCTGCCCGACTGA
- a CDS encoding enoyl-CoA hydratase/isomerase family protein, with protein MNPTSPRPVYLHVHDGIGEIVLNRPEKRNALHLEMWSQLAEAVVNCDEDANVEIVLLRSSDLGVFCAGADISEFSTVRSDSASNARYKEWVQRAVMGLRDLTKPTIAMISGPCVGGGTELAVACDIRFASDTARLGITPAKLGFVYDVAETRMLIDLVGPSRAKDILFSARLLDAEEALRIGLVDRVIPVAQLEEETYAYIRQLMQNAPNSLRGAKAIINALVAGAPTDDPSLQEIVRASLDSPHYKEGVRAFIEKRRPHFPRLP; from the coding sequence GTGAACCCTACCTCTCCACGGCCTGTCTATCTGCACGTTCACGACGGAATCGGGGAAATTGTGCTCAATCGGCCCGAAAAACGCAACGCGCTCCATCTCGAGATGTGGTCTCAACTGGCAGAGGCCGTGGTCAACTGTGACGAGGACGCAAACGTGGAGATTGTGCTGCTGCGGAGCAGTGACCTGGGCGTGTTCTGCGCGGGCGCGGACATCTCGGAGTTCTCCACCGTTCGATCCGATTCCGCGTCCAATGCACGCTACAAAGAATGGGTTCAGCGCGCGGTCATGGGCCTCAGAGATCTCACGAAACCCACCATCGCCATGATCTCCGGCCCCTGTGTCGGGGGCGGCACCGAGCTGGCCGTGGCGTGTGACATCCGTTTCGCCTCCGACACGGCCAGGCTCGGCATCACCCCAGCGAAACTCGGCTTCGTCTACGACGTCGCGGAGACCCGCATGCTGATCGACCTGGTCGGCCCGAGCCGGGCAAAGGACATCCTGTTCTCGGCGCGACTACTCGACGCCGAAGAAGCGCTGCGCATCGGATTGGTCGATCGCGTCATTCCGGTTGCGCAGCTGGAGGAAGAGACGTACGCCTACATCCGCCAGCTCATGCAGAATGCCCCCAACTCCCTTCGCGGAGCCAAGGCCATCATCAACGCCCTGGTCGCGGGTGCACCCACCGACGATCCCTCACTGCAGGAGATAGTGCGTGCATCGCTGGACAGCCCGCATTACAAGGAAGGTGTGCGCGCGTTCATCGAAAAGCGCCGTCCCCATTTCCCGCGTCTGCCTTGA